From a single Nicotiana tomentosiformis chromosome 2, ASM39032v3, whole genome shotgun sequence genomic region:
- the LOC138906437 gene encoding laccase-11-like gives MAKQTNFFPLLGFLVIGFLCFICLPAEAALKKYQFDVQVANVSRLCHAKPIVTVNGRFPGPTIYAKEGDRVQINVTNYAQYNLSIHWHGLKQYRNGWADGPAYITQCPIQTGNSYVYDFNITGQRGTLWWHAHILWLRATVYGAIVIMPQQGTPFPFPQPDREEVLVLGEWWNADVEEVEKQGNALGIPPNMSDAHTINGKPGPLFPCSEKHTFAMEVEKGKTYLLRIINAALNDELFFSLANHTFTVVEIDAVYTKPFTTEAILIAPGQTTNVLVRANQIPGRYFMAARAFMDAPISVDNKTATAIFQYKGIPQTLLPKLPTLPEQNDTDFALTYNSKLKSLNTPKYPANVPLNVDRHLLFTVGLGINPCPTCLNGTRLTASLNNITFSMPQTALLQAHYFNIKGVYTPDFPDIPPTQFNFTGAPLTANLRTNLGTRLNKIAFNSTIELVIQDTNLLSVESHPFHLHGYNFFVVGTGVGNFDPKKDPAKYNLVDPVERNTVGVPTGGWTAIRFRADNPGVWFFHCHLELHTGWGLKTAFLVENGPGSDHNILPPPKDLPRC, from the exons ATGGCAAAGCAGACAAATTTTTTCCCGCTCCTAGGCTTCCTTGTCATTGGATTTCTTTGTTTCATTTGTCTGCCTGCTGAGGCTGCCCTTAAGAAATATCAGTTTGAT GTTCAAGTGGCAAATGTGAGCAGATTGTGCCATGCAAAACCAATTGTTACAGTTAATGGGAGATTTCCCGGGCCAACTATATATGCTAAAGAAGGAGATAGAGTTCAAATCAACGTTACTAACTATGCACAATATAACTTGTCCATTCACTG GCATGGATTGAAACAATATCGCAATGGTTGGGCAGACGGGCCAGCTTACATAACTCAGTGCCCTATTCAGACAGGAAATAGCTATGTTTATGACTTCAATATAACAGGACAAAGAGGAACCTTATGGTGGCATGCACACATTCTTTGGCTAAGAGCAACAGTCTATGGTGCTATAGTGATCATGCCACAGCAAGGAACTCCCTTCCCTTTCCCTCAACCAGATAGGGAAGAAGTACTTGTACTAG gagaatggtggaatgctGATGTTGAAGAAGTCGAGAAACAAGGAAACGCCTTGGGCATACCTCCTAATATGTCTGATGCCCATACAATCAACGGAAAGCCAGGGCCTCTTTTTCCATGTTCTGAGAAAC ATACTTTTGCCATGGAAGTTGAAAAAGGGAAGACATACCTGTTAAGAATCATCAACGCTGCTCTCAATGATGAGCTGTTTTTTTCCCTGGCTAATCATACCTTCACAGTGGTGGAAATTGATGCAGTCTACACGAAACCATTCACTACAGAGGCCATTCTGATTGCGCCAGGGCAGACTACAAACGTTCTGGTTCGTGCCAACCAAATTCCAGGAAGATACTTCATGGCTGCAAGGGCATTCATGGATGCTCCAATCTCTGTGGATAACAAGACTGCTACTGCTATATTCCAGTACAAGGGAATCCCACAAACTCTACTGCCAAAACTTCCAACCTTGCCTGAACAAAATGACACAGACTTTGCTTTGACCTATAACTCTAAACTCAAAAGCCTAAATACCCCTAAATATCCAGCAAACGTTCCCCTAAATGTTGATCGACACCTCTTGTTTACAGTAGGCCTAGGAATAAATCCTTGTCCCACCTGTCTAAATGGAACTCGGCTAACGGCTTCTCTCAACAACATTACCTTTAGCATGCCACAAACTGCACTTCTTCAAGCTCATTACTTCAACATTAAGGGTGTATACACTCCAGATTTCCCAGACATACCACCTACTCAATTCAATTTTACAGGGGCACCTCTTACAGCCAACCTAAGGACAAATCTAGGCACAAGGCTTAATAAGATTGCTTTCAATTCCACTATCGAACTAGTTATCCAAGACACCAACTTGTTATCGGTGGAATCACATCCTTTCCATCTCCACGGCTACAATTTCTTTGTGGTTGGAACTGGTGTCGGAAACTTTGATCCCAAAAAGGATCCAGCAAAATATAACCTGGTTGATCCTGTAGAAAGAAATACTGTAGGTGTTCCAACGGGTGGTTGGACTGCTATTCGGTTCAGAGCTGATAACCCAG GGGTCTGGTTTTTCCACTGTCATCTGGAGTTGCACACAGGATGGGGACTAAAAACAGCATTTTTAGTGGAAAATGGACCAGGATCAGATCATAATATTCTGCCTCCACCCAAGGATCTTCCACGCTGCTAA
- the LOC104090501 gene encoding putative glucose-6-phosphate 1-epimerase: MAALSMTWSCSPLTSSKFRRVNRYPGMAFASVKSTEGLGNLPKVVLTSPHGSEAELYLFGACLTSWKVDSKDLLFVRPDAVFNGQKPISGGIPHCFPQFGPGPIQQHGFGRNMNWSLVSSENVEGNPIVTLELKDGPYSRAMWDYSFHALYKITLDKKTLSTEFTITNTDNKSFSFTTALHTYFRASVTGASVSGLKGCKTLNKVPDPTNPVEGKEERDVVTFPGFVDCVYLDAPNELQLDNGLGDKISIKNTNWSDAVLWNPHLTMEQSYKDFVCVENAKIGKVQLEPEQSWTAVQHLTVA, translated from the exons ATGGCAGCATTGTCTATGACTTGGTCTTGCTCTCCCTTAACCTCCTCCAAATTTAGGCGAGTCAACCG ATATCCAGGGATGGCATTTGCAAGTGTGAAATCTACTGAAGGATTGGGGAATTTACCCAAGGTCGTTTTGACTTCTCCTCATGGAAG TGAGGCAGAGCTATATCTATTTGGAGCTTGTCTCACATCTTGGAAAGTAGACAGTAAAGATCTTCTTTTTGTTAGACCAGATGCTGTATTCAATGGTCAGAAACCAATCAG TGGAGGAATACCGCATTGTTTCCCCCAATTTGGACCTGGCCCAATCCAGCAG CACGGATTTGGAAGGAACATGAATTGGTCTCTGGTTAGCTCCGAAAATGTGGAAGGGAATCCTATTGTTACTTTGGAGCTAAAGGATGGCCCTTACAGCCGTGCGATGTGGGACTATAGTTTCCACGCTCTTTACAAG ATCACTCTTGATAAGAAGACCCTTTCCACGGAATTCACAATTACAAATACTGACAACAAATCATTTTCGTTTACTACTGCTCTTCATACTTACTTCCGC GCGTCTGTAACAGGTGCATCAGTTAGTGGCTTAAAAGGTTGCAAAACTCTAAACAAAGTTCCTGATCCGACAAATCCTGTGGAGGGTAAGGAGGAAAG GGATGTGGTGACATTTCCTGGATTTGTGGACTGTGTTTATCTTGATGCACCTAATGAGTTACAGCTAGATAATGGTTTAGGTGATAAAATATCCATCAAAAACACCAA CTGGTCTGATGCTGTTCTATGGAACCCTCATCTGACCATGGAACAAAGCTACAAAGACTTTGTTTGCGTTGAAAATGCCAAG ATTGGAAAAGTTCAGCTGGAACCGGAGCAATCTTGGACGGCTGTACAACATCTAACTGTTGCTTAA
- the LOC104092404 gene encoding syntaxin-112-like, whose amino-acid sequence MNDLMTKSFLSYVELKKQAQLDLETERDLEMGQLSRTDEDNLSNFFHEIEVVKVDIEEITNLLIDLQNLNEETKITHGPKVLRGLRDRMDSNMVSVLRKAKIVKAKLEALDISNVANRKLSVAYAEGTVVDRTRVNMTNGLRVKLRDIMNEFQALREKIISDYKDCLRRRYYNETGEEPTEEVIEKMVSGGSGKVEIFAGKTEMNVEEKDRHEAVMDIQKSLEKLHQVFLDMAVLVETQGEQLDDIERNMATAGSFISGGTNSLFYAKQHQKKGVTWVCWVLAVVFIILMVCFIAMLIS is encoded by the coding sequence ATGAACGATCTCATGACAAAATCGTTCTTAAGTTATGTGGAATTGAAGAAACAAGCCCAATTGGATCTTGAAACAGAGAGGGATTTGGAGATGGGCCAACTCAGCCGCACAGATGAAGACAATCTTTCCAACTTCTTCCATGAAATCGAGGTAGTGAAAGTTGATATAGAAGAGATTACTAATCTCTTGATTGATCTTCAAAATCTGAATGAAGAGACAAAGATCACTCACGGTCCCAAAGTTCTTCGTGGCCTTAGAGATAGAATGGATTCAAACATGGTTTCTGTTCTTCGCAAAGCCAAGATTGTTAAGGCAAAACTTGAAGCACTCGACATATCAAATGTGGCTAATCGAAAATTATCAGTGGCATATGCAGAAGGCACTGTGGTTGATCGAACGAGAGTTAATATGACCAATGGATTGAGGGTCAAGCTTAGGGACATTATGAATGAGTTTCAGGCTTTGCGTGAGAAAATCATATCAGATTATAAAGACTGCCTCAGAAGAAGATATTACAACGAGACAGGTGAGGAACCAACCGAGGAAGTGATTGAGAAGATGGTGTCAGGAGGAAGTGGGAAAGtagaaatatttgcaggaaagaCGGAGATGAATGTGGAAGAGAAAGATAGGCATGAGGCTGTAATGGACATACAGAAGAGCCTGGAGAAACTTCATCAAGTATTTCTTGATATGGCTGTTTTAGTTGAGACTCAAGGTGAACAGTTAGATGATATTGAGCGCAATATGGCCACTGCTGGAAGTTTCATCAGTGGTGGAACTAACAGTCTTTTCTATGCTAAGCAGCATCAGAAGAAGGGAGTGACTTGGGTATGTTGGGTTTTGGCTGTGGTGTTCATCATTTTGATGGTTTGTTTCATTGCTATGTTGATCTCTTGA